ACGGAAGATGCCGCAAAGGCCATGGGGCTGGTTGCGGGCACGGCCGTTGCCGCGGGCCTGATAGACGCCCATGCCGGCGGTGTCGGCACGGTGGCTGCGGGCGGCGATGCATTGCGATGCCTCGGTTATGTCTTCGGCACTTCGTCCTGCACCATGACCACCACCGCTGAACCCGCTTTCGTGCCGGGTGTCTGGGGTCCCTATTATTCCGCCATGGTTCCCGGCGCATGGCTCAATGAAGGCGGCCAGTCCGCCGCCGGTGCAGCCATCGATTACCTCGTGCAATTGCACCCGGCCTTTGCCGAGGCGAGGGCGCTTGCCGACAAGGAAGGCAAAGCCTTGCCGGTCTGGCTCGCCGACCGCGCTCTCAGCCTTGCCGCATCCGCTTCCGCCGCAGCTGAGATCGCCGAAGATTTTCATGTGGTGCCGGAGTTCCTTGGCAATCGAGCGCCCTTTGCCGATCCGCATGCCCGTGCCGTCATTGCCGGTTATGGCATGGAGACCGGCGTGGATTCTCTCGTTGCGCTTTATGTGGCGGGGCTTCTCGGCCTCGGTTACGGGCTTCGCCAGATCATCGAGACGCAGGCCCGCAACGGCGCGCCGGTGGAAACCATCAGCGTCAGCGGTGGGGCGGGTGCACATCCGCTTGCCCGGCAGTTGCTGGCGGATGCGACCGGGCTTCCGGTCGAACTCACCGAATGTGAAGAGCCCGTGCTTCTGGGGTCGGCCATGCTTGGCGCGGTTGCCGCCGGAACCTATCCCGACCTGATGGCCGCCATGCCCGCAATGTCGCGCATCGCCAGCTGTGCTGCACCCGATCCTGCTTTTCAAAAGGTCCACCAGGCGCGTTACGACGCGTTTCTGGCGCTGCAGAATGCGGCGCGCGCCATTCGTGCCGCCGACCACTCCTGAGCGCTGTCGCAAACTTAGATCATCCGGCCGTGTCGGCCGCAAAATAACGAGGATTCCATGCAGTTTTCCGGAAAATCCGTCATCATCACCGGCGCAGGCAAAGGTATCGGCCGCGCCTGCGCGCAACTGA
The DNA window shown above is from Agrobacterium tumefaciens and carries:
- a CDS encoding FGGY-family carbohydrate kinase — encoded protein: MASYLVGVDVGTGSARAGVFNVAGKLLATAKRPISMHREDGGIAEQSSGEVWQAVCDSVRESVSRTGINPAEVAGIGFDATCSLVVRGPDDETLSVGAPDHPERDIIVWMDHRAVEQAERINAGEHAVLKYVGGRISPEMQTPKLLWLSENRPDIYARAEHFFDLTDFLTWKASGALDRSACTVTCKWTYLAHENRWDAEYFAKIGLGDLAEQGFRRIGENVVHPGTALGAGLTEDAAKAMGLVAGTAVAAGLIDAHAGGVGTVAAGGDALRCLGYVFGTSSCTMTTTAEPAFVPGVWGPYYSAMVPGAWLNEGGQSAAGAAIDYLVQLHPAFAEARALADKEGKALPVWLADRALSLAASASAAAEIAEDFHVVPEFLGNRAPFADPHARAVIAGYGMETGVDSLVALYVAGLLGLGYGLRQIIETQARNGAPVETISVSGGAGAHPLARQLLADATGLPVELTECEEPVLLGSAMLGAVAAGTYPDLMAAMPAMSRIASCAAPDPAFQKVHQARYDAFLALQNAARAIRAADHS